The following are encoded in a window of Mustela nigripes isolate SB6536 chromosome 1, MUSNIG.SB6536, whole genome shotgun sequence genomic DNA:
- the ATG2A gene encoding autophagy-related protein 2 homolog A isoform X2 has protein sequence MSRWLWPWSNCVKERVCRYLLHHYLGHFFQEHLSLDQLSLDLYKGSVALRDIHLEIWSVNEVLESIESPLELVEGFVGSIEVAVPWAALLTDHCTVHVSGLQLTLQPRQGPGPGAADSQSWASCMTTSLQLAQECLRDGLPEPSEPPQPLEGLEMFAQTIETVLRRIKVTFLDTVVRVEHSPGDGEHGVAVEVHVQRLEYCDEAVRDPSQAPPVDVHQPPAFLHKLLQLAGVRLHFEELPAQEDPPKPPLQIGSCSGYMELTVKLKQNEAFPGPKLEVAGQLGSLHLLLTPQQLQQLQELLSAVSLADPGGLVDKLNKSRPLGAEDLWLIEQDLNQQLQAGAVAEPLSPEPLSNPLVNLDSTDLFFSMAGLTSSVASALSELSLSDVDLGSSMHSDVASRRLSAHAHPTGKMAPTPLPDTLRPDSLVKMTLGGMTLTLLQTSAPSSGPPDLTTHFFSEFDATKDGPFGSRDFHHLRPRFQRACPCSHVRLTGTAVQLSWELRTGRGRRTTSTQVHFGQLEVLECLWPRDTSEPEYTEVLSFPSSHGSQASARPCAHLRHTQTLRRVSRSRPRRPATCHCHSELALDLADFQADVELGSLDRLAAVLRLATVPPPEPPAGLLTEPPPAAEQQTVVRLSAPRATLQLRFPIADLRPERDPWAGRAVRAEQLRLELSEPQFRSELNSGPGPPIPTRLELTCSDLHGTYEDGEKPPVPCLRVSKALDPKSPGRKYFLPQIAVTLHPQLSSAQWEAAPEKGEELERSAESPCELREPEPSPFSSKRTMYETEEMVIPGDPEEMRTFQSRALALSRCSLEVLLPSAHIFLPSKEVYESLYNRINNDLLMWEPADLLPAPAPATHPAGFPGPSGFWHDNFKMCKSAFKLDSDSDEEDAHFFSVGASGAPQPPAPESPSPRSQSTFSTLVTVLQGRITALCETKDEVGQRLETSHGELVLDVEQGTIFSVSQYRGQPGLGYFCLEAEKAKLYHRATVDDSRLPSRLDLPSFAPPAQLAPTIYPSEEGVTERGASGPRGQGRGPHMLSTAVRIHLDPHKNVKEFLVTLRLHRATLRHFMALPEQSWHSQLLEFLDVLDDPVLGYLPPTVITVLHTHLFSCAVDYRPLYLPVRVLVTAETFTLSSNIIMDTSTFLLRFILDDSALYLSDKCEVETPDLQRDYVCVLDVDLLELVIKTWKGSTEGKLSQPLFELRCSNNVVRVHSCADSCALLVNLLQYVMSEGDLHPPPRPPSPTEIAGQKLSESPASLPSCPPVETALINQRDLADALLDTERSLRELTQPSGGPLPQASPVSVYLFPGERSGAQPHLPPVVAPASSLGSRSEVKEDEKEDGDGDTLDSDEFCILDAPGLGIPPRDGEPVVTQLHPGPIIVQDGYFSRPLGSTDLLRAPAHFPVPSSRVVLREVSLVWHLYGGRDFGPHPGHRARGSFMGPRGSPSRCSGPNRPQNSWRTQGGSGRQHHVLMEIQLSKVSFQHEVYPAEPTSGPAAPSQEPEERPLSRQVFIVQELEVRDRLASSQINKFLYLHTSERMPRRAHSNMLTIKALHVAPATHPGGPECCLRVSLMPLRLNVDQDALFFLKDFFTSLAAGIHPVVSAETSAEARPETRVQPSSVQEGLPEDAEMTGSREAAGGGHSCSAEQQPIYFREFRFTSEVPIWLDYHGKHVTMDQVGTFAGLLIGLAQLNCSELKLKRLCCRHGLLGVDKVLGYALNEWLQDIRKNQLPGLLGGVGPMHSVVQLFQGFRDLLWLPIEQYRKDGRLMRGLQRGAASFGSSTASAALELSNRLVQAIQATAETVYDILSPAAPIPRSLQDKRSVRRLRKGHQPADLREGVAKAYDTVREGILDTAQTICDVASRGHEQKGLTGAVGGVIRQLPPTVVKPLILATEATSSLLGGMRNQILPDAHKDHALKWRSDEGQD, from the exons ATGTCACGATGGCTGTGGCCATGGTCGAACTGTGTGAAAGAGCGGGTATGCCGCTACTTGCTGCACCACTACTTGGGTCACTTCTTCCAGGAGCACCTCAGCCTGGATCAGCTCAGCCTCGACTTGTACAAGGGCAGCGTTGCCTTGCGGGATATCCACCTGGAGATCTGG TCCGTGAACGAAGTGCTGGAGTCCATCGAGTCACCCTTGGAGCTGGTGGAAGGCTTCGTGGGCTCTATCGAGGTGGCCGTGCCCTGGGCTGCGCTGCTCACCGACCACTGCACTGTGCACGTGTCAGGCCTCCAGCTCACCCTGCAGCCTCGCCAGGGCCCCG GGCCAGGGGCTGCCGACTCGCAAAGCTGGGCCTCATGCATGACCACGAGCCTGCAGCTGGCTCAGGAGTGCCTCCGGGATGGGCTCCCCGAGCCCTCTGAGCCACCACAGCCCCTGGAGGGCCTGGAAATGTTTGCCCAGACCATTGAGACTG TGCTGCGCAGGATCAAGGTGACCTTCCTGGACACTGTGGTGAGGGTTGAGCACTCGCCGGGTGATGGGGAGCACGGCGTGGCAGTAGAAGTCCACGTACAGAG ACTGGAGTACTGTGATGAGGCAGTGCGGGACCCAAGCCAGGCACCGCCGGTGGACGTGCACCAGCCTCCCGCCTTCCTGCACAAGCTGCTGCAGCTGGCAGGAGTCCGCCTGCACTTCGAGGAGCTCCCCGCGCAG GAAGATCCCCCGAAACCCCCCTTGCAGATCGGCAGCTGCTCAGGGTATATGGAATTGACAGTGAAATTGAAGCAGAATGAGGCCTTCCCAGGCCCCAAG CTGGAGGTGGCTGGACAGCTGGGCTCCTTGCACCTGCTCCTGACCCCTCAGCAGCTCCAGCAGCTTCAAGAACTGCTCAGCGCCGTGAGCCTCGCAG ATCCCGGGGGCCTGGTTGACAAGCTGAACAAGAGCCGCCCGCTAGGTGCCGAAGACCTGTGGTTGATCGAGCAGGACCTGAACCAGCAGCTGCAGGCAGGGGCTGTGGCCGAGCCCCTCAGCCCAGAACCCCTCAGCAACCCTCTTGTCAACCTGGACAGTACTG ACCTCTTCTTCTCCATGGCGGGCCTCACGAGCAGTGTGGCTTCAGCACTCTCCGAGCTCTCCCTCTCGGATGTAGACCTGGGCTCCTCCATGCACAGCGACGTGGCCTCCCGCCGGCTCTCTGCCCATGCCCACCCAACTG GCAAGATGGCCCCCACACCCCTCCCGGACACCCTGCGCCCGGACTCGCTAGTGAAGATGACCTTGGGGGGTATGACCCTGACCTTGCTGCAGACGTCTGCCCCATCTTCCGGACCACCTGACCTCACCACCCACTTTTTTTCGGAGTTTGATGCCACCAAAGATGGGCCCTTCGGCTCCCGTGACTTCCACCATCTCCGGCCGCGCTTCCAGAGGGCCTGTCCCTGTAGCCATGTCCG GCTAACGGGGACAGCTGTGCAGCTGTCCTGGGAGCTGCGGACGGGCAGGGGCCGGCGGACTACCAGCACACAAGTGCACTTCGGGCAGCTTGAGGTGCTGGAGTGCTTGTGGCCCAGGGACACGTCAGAGCCCGAGTACACAGAG GTCCTCAGCTTCCCCAGCAGCCACGGTTCCCAGGCCTCAGCTCGGCCCTGTGCCCACCTGCGTCATACACAGACTCTCCGCAGGGTGTCCAGG AGCCGACCCCGGCGCCCCGCTACCTGCCATTGCCACTCCGAGCTGGCCCTGGACTTGGCTGACTTCCAGGCGGATGTGGAGCTGGGGTCCCTGGACCGGCTGGCTGCCGTGCTGCGCCTAGCCACTGTACCCCCTCCCGAGCCACCTGCTGGCCTCCTG ACAGAACCCCCACCAGCTGCCGAACAGCAGACTGTGGTGCGGCTGTCGGCACCCCGGGCCACGCTGCAGCTGCGCTTCCCCATCGCTGACCTGCGGCCCGAGCGGGACCCCTGGGCAGGCCGGGCCGTGCGGGCCGAGCAGCTGCGGCTGGAGCTGAGTGAGCCCCAGTTCCGGTCAGAGCTGAACAGCGGTCCTGGTCCCCCGATCCCCACCCGCCTGGAACTGACCTGCTCCGACCTGCATG GCACTTACGAAGATGGAGAGAAGCCACCTGTCCCCTGCCTTCGGGTCTCCAAAGCTCTGGATCCCAAGAGCCCCGGGCGCAAATACTTCCTGCCCCA GATAGCGGTGACGCTACACCCCCAGCTGAGCAGCGCCCAGTGGGAAGCGGCCCCCgagaagggagaggagctggagCGGTCGGCCGAGAGTCCGTGTGAGCTGCGGGAGCCGGAGCCCTCACCCTTCTCCTCCAAGAGGACCATGTATGAGACGGAGGAG ATGGTGATTCCTGGAGACCCTGAGGAGATGAGGACCTTCCAGAGCCGGGCCCTGGCGCTGTCACGCTGCAGCCTAGAAGTGCTCCTGCCCAGCGCCCACATcttcctgcccagcaaggagGTCTACGAGAGCCTGTACAACAG GATCAACAACGACCTGCTCATGTGGGAGCCTGCAGACCTgcttcccgcccccgcccccgccactcACCCCGCTGGCTTCCCGGGCCCCTCGGGCTTCTGGCACGACAACTTCAAGATGTGCAAGTCAGCCTTCAAGCTGG ACTCAGACTCCGATGAAGAGGATGCCCACTTCTTCTCAGTAGGGGCATCGGgtgctccccagccccctgcccctgaGTCCCCAAGTCCTCGCTCCCAGAGCACCTTCTCGACACTGGTGACTGTGCTGCAGGGTCGGATCACAGCCCTCTGTGAGACTAAG GACGAGGTTGGGCAGCGGCTGGAGACATCACATGGGGAGCTGGTGTTGGATGTGGAGCAAGGTACCATCTTCAGCGTCTCCCAGTACCGAGGCCAGCCAGGACTCGGCTACTTCTGTCTGGAAGCGGAGAAGGCAAAGCTCTACCACCGAG CGACTGTGGATGACTCCCGGCTGCCCAGTCGCCTGGATCTGCCCAGCTTTGCCCCTCCGGCCCAGCTGGCCCCAACCATCTACCCGTCGGAGGAAGGGGTGACTGAACGGGGAGCCTCGGGCCCCAGGGGCCAGGGCCGGGGGCCCCACATGCTGTCCACAGCTGTGCGCATCCATCTGGACCCCCACAAGAATGTCAAG GAGTTCCTGGTGACGTTGCGGCTGCACAGGGCCACCCTGCGCCACTTCATGGCTCTTCCAGAACAAAGTTGGCATTCCCAG CTGTTAGAGTTCTTAGATGTGCTTGATGACCCAGTGCTGGGCTACCTGCCCCCAACCGTCATCACTGTCCTACACACTCACCTGTTCTCCTGCGCCGTGGACTACAG GCCCCTCTACCTCCCTGTGCGTGTCCTTGTCACCGCGGAGACCTTCACCCTCTCCAGCAACATCATCATGGACACCTCAACCTTCCTGCTCAG GTTCATCCTCGATGACTCAGCCTTGTACCTGTCCGACAAGTGTGAGGTGGAGACCCCGGACCTGCAGCGAG ATTATGTCTGTGTCTTGGATGTTGACCTTCTGGAGCTCGTGATTAAAACCTGGAAGGGGAGCACCGAGGGCAAGCTG AGCCAGCCGCTGTTCGAGCTGCGTTGCTCCAACAACGTGGTGCGCGTGCACAGCTGTGCGGACTCCTGCGCCCTGCTGGTCAACCTGCTGCAGTATGTGATGAGTGAGGGCGAcctgcaccccccgccccggccccccagccccacGGAGATCGCCGGCCAGAAG CTCTCCGagagccctgcctccctgccctcctgccccccagtGGAGACAGCTCTCATCAACCAGCGGGACCTGGCCGACGCCCTCTTGGACACTGAGCGCAGCTTACGGGAGCTGACCCAGCCTTCAG GTGGCCCCCTCCCTCAGGCCTCGCCCGTGTCAGTCTACCTCTTCCCAGGTGAACGGAGCGGGGCCCAGCCCCACTTGCCCCCTGTCGTGGCCCCTGCCAGCAGCTTGGGGTCCCGCTCAGAGGTCAAGGAAGATGAAAAGGAAGACGGAGATGGAGACACTCTGGACAGTGATGAGTTCTGCATCCTTGACGCTCCCGGCCTCGGCATCCCG CCCCGAGATGGGGAGCCCGTGGTGACACAGCTGCATCCCGGCCCCATCATCGTGCAGGACGGGTACTTCTCCCGGCCCCTGGGCAGCACGGACCTGCTGCGGGCACCTGCCCACTTCCCCGTGCCCAGCAGCCGTGTGGTGCTCCGGGAGGTCTCGCTCGTCTGGCACCTCTATGGCGGCCGGGACTTTGGCCCCCACCCTGGCCACAG GGCAAGAGGCAGCTTCATGGGCCCTAGGGGCTCCCCTTCCCGCTGCTCCGGTCCCAACCGGCCCCAGAACTCCTGGCGTACgcaggggggcagtgggaggcagCACCATGTCCTCATGGAGATCCAGCTCAGCAAG GTCAGCTTCCAGCACGAGGTGTACCCGGCGGAGCCCACCTCGGGCCCTGCAGCCCCCAGCCAGGAGCCAGAGGAGCGGCCGCTGTCCCGCCAGGTGTTCATTGTGCAGGAGCTAGAGGTCCGAGACCGGCTGGCCTCCTCCCAGATCAACAAGTTCTTGTACCTGCACACGAGCGAGCGGATGCCCCGTCGCGCCCACTCCAACATG CTCACCATCAAAGCGCTACATGTGGCCCCCGCCACCCACCCGGGTGGACCCGAGTGCTGTCTCCGAGTCTCGCTGATGCCGCTGCGGCTCAACGTGGACCAG GACGCCCTGTTCTTCCTCAAGGACTTCTTCACCAGCTTGGCGGCTGGCATCCACCCCGTGGTCTCGGCAGAAACGTCCGCTGAGG CTCGCCCCGAGACCCGAGTCCAGCCCAGCAGTGTCCAGGAAGGCCTGCCTGAGGACGCAGAGATGACCGGCTCCCGGGAGGCGGCGGGCGGTGGGCACAGCTGCTCAGCCGAGCAGCAGCCCATCTACTTCAG ggAGTTCCGCTTCACGTCCGAGGTGCCCATCTGGTTGGATTACCATGGCAAGCACGTCACCATGGACCAGGTG ggcACGTTCGCCGGCCTCCTCATCGGCCTGGCCCAGCTCAACTGCTCCGAGCTGAAGCTGAAGCGGCTCTGTTGCCGACATGG acTGCTGGGCGTGGACAAGGTGCTGGGCTACGCTCTCAACGAGTGGCTGCAGGACATCCGGAAGAACCAGCTGCCCGGCCTGCTGGGGGGGGTGGGCCCCATGCACTCGGTGGTCCAGCTCT TCCAAGGGTTCCGGGACCTGCTTTGGCTGCCCATCGAGCAGTACAGAAAGGATGGGCGCCTCATGCGGGGGCTGCAGCGGGGGGCTGCCTCCTTTGGCTCATCCACAGCCTCGGCCGCCCTGGAACTCAGCAACCGCCTGGTGCAGGCTATCCAG GCCACAGCTGAGACTGTGTACGACATCCTGTCCCCAGCCGCGCCCATCCCCCGTTCCCTGCAGGACAAGCGCTCAGTGCGGAGGCTACGAAAGGGCCACCAGCCCGCTGACCTCCGGGAGGGTGTGGCAAAGGCCTATGACACCGTTCGAGAG GGCATCCTGGACACGGCTCAGACCATCTGTGATGTGGCCTCCCGGGGGCACGAGCAGAAGGGGCTGACGGGCGCCGTGGGGGGCGTGATCCGCCAGCTGCCCCCCACTGTGGTGAAGCCCCTCATTCTCGCCACGGAGGCCACGTCCAGTCTGCTTGGGGGCATGCGAAACCAGATCCTTCCCGACGCACACAAGGACCACGCTCTCAAGTGGCGTTCGGACGAAGGCCAAGACTGA